One region of Desulfuromonas sp. genomic DNA includes:
- a CDS encoding 5,10-methylenetetrahydrofolate reductase: MGVVSIELVPRSEAALEKELQLVKNHFPAIDTINIPDLLNFDLRSWQGGAVAQKHFPHVIPHLRAIDFDLDSESPFAGLSSAGDFAAMLVITGDRPQDMSRRVYRTSVIRMIRSLKAVYPDLKIFAGIDPYRSGIKEELDYARRKVDAGADGFFTQPFFDLRLMEIYRDLLAGYDIYWGVSPVTSDRSRDYWENRNNAIFPPDFEPTMKWNRDFARRALDFIDESDGNVYFMPIRV; encoded by the coding sequence ATGGGTGTTGTTTCAATTGAACTCGTTCCCCGCAGTGAGGCCGCACTGGAGAAGGAACTGCAACTGGTCAAAAATCATTTTCCGGCCATTGATACGATTAATATTCCGGATCTGCTCAATTTTGATCTCAGGAGCTGGCAAGGCGGTGCTGTCGCGCAAAAACATTTCCCGCATGTCATCCCGCATCTGCGGGCGATCGACTTTGATCTCGACTCCGAGTCGCCTTTTGCCGGTTTATCCTCGGCGGGTGATTTCGCTGCTATGCTGGTGATTACCGGTGATCGGCCGCAGGATATGTCGCGCCGGGTCTACCGGACCAGCGTGATCAGGATGATCCGGAGTCTCAAGGCGGTCTACCCCGATCTGAAGATTTTTGCCGGGATTGATCCCTACCGTTCCGGAATCAAGGAAGAGCTCGATTATGCCCGCCGCAAGGTTGACGCCGGGGCTGACGGCTTCTTTACCCAGCCGTTCTTCGACCTTCGCCTGATGGAGATCTATCGTGATCTGCTGGCCGGGTACGATATCTATTGGGGGGTCAGTCCGGTGACCAGCGACCGGAGTCGTGATTACTGGGAGAATCGAAACAACGCAATCTTTCCACCCGATTTTGAGCCGACAATGAAATGGAATCGTGATTTTGCCCGCCGGGCGCTCGACTTCATTGACGAGAGTGACGGCAACGTCTATTTTATGCCGATCCGGGTCGA